From Puntigrus tetrazona isolate hp1 chromosome 8, ASM1883169v1, whole genome shotgun sequence, the proteins below share one genomic window:
- the LOC122351111 gene encoding proline rich transmembrane protein 1B, whose product MDSGAPPNLPDDRIHPGPAGPQEARETSGQTLPSIPAYDSVSILTAGPLNDTDSIQTSHHAYDTDSNRTLNPAFDTDSTHTLHPAYPGPAGGDGPAAGVPANPPPYSPPDPKTSYLMYPQYPNQPVIACQPGANPAFYQPSFLPPNTYPSYTIYMNGPPLGEEQPPLPKDYLVESLLVTIFCCLMSGLVAVMYSYETRAALTRGDIREAEKTSQKARLLVMFSLMFGVFVFVGWIVYVVIALCA is encoded by the exons GCGCTCCTCCGAACCTCCCCGATGACCGGATTCACCCAGGCCCTGCCGGCCCCCAGGAGGCTCGGGAAACCTCCGGACAGACGTTACCCAGCATCCCCGCCTACGACTCGGTCAGCATCCTCACCGCCGGGCCTCTGAACGACACCGACAGCATCCAGACGTCCCATCACGCGTACGACACGGACAGCAATCGCACCCTGAACCCGGCGTTCGACACGGACAGCACCCACACCCTCCACCCGGCCTACCCCGGCCCCGCTGGAGGAGACGGCCCCGCCGCCGGCGTCCCGGCCAACCCTCCTCCGTACAGCCCTCCGGACCCCAAAACCTCTTACCTCATGTACCCGCAGTACCCCAACCAGCCCGTGATCGCCTGCCAGCCCGGAGCCAACCCTGCTTTCTACCAGCCCTCCTTCCTCCCACCGAACACCTACCCATCCTACACTATA TACATGAACGGGCCGCCGCTGGGAGAAGAGCAGCCGCCGTTACCTAAAGATTACCTGGTGGAGTCTCTGCTGGTGACCATCTTCTGCTGCCTGATGAGCGGCCTCGTCGCCGTCATGTACTCGTATGAA ACCCGCGCGGCGCTGACCAGGGGTGACATCCGCGAGGCGGAGAAAACGTCCCAGAAGGCTCGTCTGCTCGTCATGTTCAGCCTGATGTTCGGAGTATTTGTGTTCGTGGGCTGGATTGTTTATGTGGTGATAGCGCTCTGCGCCTAG